The genomic window TGTGCCCGATCAAATTAGTGTGGCGGCAGGGTATCCAAGAAACATGTCCGTCGTGTAGTTAAGAGATTGGCCAAAAAAATCATGATGTCAGCCACTCGTCGAATGATCTCTCTGTAAGATTTCCTTGAAACAGCGGTGGAGGGACAGGCTGCGTCCAGTCGGTCCACTTGCGCGCCCACTCCCGTTTGTTAAAATATATGTTCGCTAGGCTCAAGCAGAGATCCCGAAGGTGCTTTCTGTGGAAAGCGTTTCTGTCTCCGGGAGCACTCCGGGAGCACTTGCGAATGGCAAGACGCATTGTGTAAAGTCTTCGGTGCAGGCATCTCAGGCCCGTGATAGTCGCATCAGTCTTTCGACCCTGTTTCAGATTCTCTGACAAGGCGAAATATATCTGATGCTCAATCAGCCGCCCGAACATGTGGAAGAGAACAGCGCCGAGCCCGTTGAGCCGTGTGTCCGCGTCAATTCGTCGGCCATCCCCCAGAAGCTGGAACTGGAAGGAACCGCCAGACGaatcctcctcgtcgtcgatcaAAGAGCCCCAGTCGAAGGGGTCATCATCAAGTGTGGGGATGCAGGCTGCCAGGCGAGCTCTGCTCGTTGCTCGAAACCCGCTTTGGGCCATGAAGTCCCGCAACGTGGGGAAGAGatggcaggcggcgctggcctCATCGATCAGCTCGAGACATGCCCTCAGGTCGAAAGTACATTCAGACTGTGCCTGCATCCTGGTGCGGTACAGGCTCATATGCGACCAGCCTCTATTGACACATTCGCCAAGATCGGTCGTGATCTGCGAAGTTGTGCAGCCCTCCAAAGATCGGTAGGGGACCAAGGCATGAACGCCATGGTGTTCTTGGAGATTGGTGTTAGTTGGGTGGTCTCTACAGACAGGGTCGGTGGATGGCGAGGAAAATGTACGTACCAGTGAACTGAGTAGCGCCACCCCCTTCTAGCAGGGGCATGAAGTGGTGTCTTGTACAGACACACGTGTTGGAGCGACCCGTACTGCACGTGGTGCATCGTGTtttgccgtcctcgcccaaGTCACACTGTAGCAAGAACCACGAGTTAGGATAAAGTGCCATCCGCTTGCTAGGATTAGGTGCATTTCTTACGCCACGGTTCTTCCATTTGCATCGGGCACATATGCTGAGGTTGGTCTTGCGTTTCTTGGCGTCATCCTTCTTCTGTCTCGACAAGGGTCCCTTGCGAATACCCTTTCTCTTCTTGCCCGTCGATGGGCCTGCTGGCTCTGGTTCGTCTGTGGCGACGGGGGCTTGTGGAGTACCATGGGGCGCCGCCCGGACCGGTGTGTTGACAGACGGGCCCGGCTGCCCGGGCCATGTAGATGAGCCGGACCCGGTTGGGTCATTGACATGTATCCGAAAAGGACCAGTCGCATTGACGGATTGATCTGTCTCCGTGCCTACTGTGAACTGCGTCGTGCTTGATACGGATCGCTCTGTGGGCAGCAAAGCTGGTGCTACGAGATGGTTGTATGAATTGTATGTGCTCGGGGATGTGCCGACTTGAGGGTCGGTCATGAGGTTGGAAGAGAGGCTGGCTTGTGACAGTATTCTCGGCCGATGGGGAATGCTTGCCCGGGTCCAATGTTGACCAGGGATGCCCACGGGCTGTGCGGAGACTGGAGGAGCCCTAGAGGCACCATGTTGCCACTCCAGAGAAGCTGGCTGGGGTTGGACtggctggccctggccctggtCCTCTTGGTATTGCTGGTACTGCGCTTGCTGGCATTGGTCCTGCTGGTGTTGACCTTGTTGGTATTGGCTCTCTTGGTCGTGGTTCTGCTGGCTTGGCTGATATTGACCTTCTTGGGATTGGCCTTGCGTGTATTGGCCATGCTGGTGAATGTGTGGGTTTGTTGGGTTAGGTGATGGCCCGCCGGGCATCCCCTGGGCAGTCGGATATACCACTTGAGACGGTACCCCAGCAGGGTCAACAACCATCATTGGTGGGTCAAAACCCCGGTGGCTGCTGTGGAAGGATATGCCAGGATCATGTGTGCCGCCTTGAGGATTGTTCGCAAGGTTGGTGTCAGTATAATCATATTGGGATAACTGGTCATTGGCAAAGAGGGACGCCATATTGAATGCCCCCGTGGGCTGCCCTGTTGTGTCCATGGACTGGGAACCAGGTTCATACGCGTGTTGGGGGACATAGTCGACGGCTTGGTCCTGTGGAtcgaggagggagggtgCGAAATGCGCGGTCCTGTTGTCCCACCGAGAGAACAGCTCCAGCGGACGTTGGCTCCAGCTACTGTCGAATTCTTGAAGGTAGCCCTGGATCTCGCCAGGTCGactggacgcggcggcatTTCCCTGAGATTCGTCGAGTTCCTCATTCATCCTGAACGAACGCATGAGCCTCTATTGATCGAACAAGGAGAGCTGGAAAGCCAGCGTCATACTTACGTGAACGGGTAGGTGGAAGAACTGTTGAGATGGTGGCCGTTCGCCATGTCGGTGGTCATGAACCCCGGCAGCATCCCGTGCCCAcggccgagctcgtcctcAGCCATAATGGTGGCGAAGTATTTCGTTCGTATGGGGCGTCTCGGAGAAAAACGATGATCGGGGGAGGTGGCAGGACAAGCCCGTGGTGAGTGTAAGTTGCTTGCCGACGCTGGGGCAGCTGGTCTGGTATGGCGGGCGGAGCGGTGACAAATGGGCACaagcagcaggcgggcgaggatggATTGGCAAGAGCACTTGAACGAGCGGGGTCTTGTCCCAACGATGGTATGGCCGCCAGACGCCGTGACAAGCGAGCAGCTGTGGCGGTGTCGAATGGTCTTGGAGATGTGGGAGGTAATAGAATGGCTGGCGCGTTGTCGTGCCCTTTCGCCGTGTCGGTCGGGATTTGCTCGTCTAAGTCCGCACGGAGCCAGGCGGAGACGGGGAGCGACGACTGGGGCAACGACGTTGGCCGCTGGAGCGTTGGTGTCGAAGCCGCGTGCctctcgtcgacgtggcctaggtaaggtactgTATCCTCGGGTGACGCAACGTAGATGGGAGAAGCCAAGCCAAGGTAGTAAATAGTGCCCAAAAgctcgtacttcgtagagtGCGGTCAAGTCGCAGATTCGACGGCCAAGCAGACGGCAAGACTGcagtaataatatatttgCAGCGACGAAACGGAGCGCCTCTGCGGGGGCGGCCAACGACCTTTAAATTTGGTCGCAggtgctgcggccgccgggtGGTGTGTGGTTGCAAGGTAGAGGGACGAACCGTGTGGGCGGCCGGGGGAGCTTATGAACGGCTGCCCAGGCGGCCCACCGTTGGCAAGTGTAGAGATTTTTGGGGATTGGGGTGGGAAGGCgacgagacagacagacacccTGGAAGGAGCAAGGAGCATACAAGCCCGGGAAGGCGGTATGAATCGTTTTTGGGTGGCGGGACGCGTTGGGTAAGTGGAAGGAagaaaggaaggaagaaaagaaggagaggaggaaggagagaagaaggaaggaGGAAAGGAGGGAAAGAGACAAGGAGGCTAGCAGGCAGtgcaggcgacgggcgtGACAGCGGCGGGTATGGTGAAGCTTCACGACACACGTCTGGTTGCATGCAATCACACAGGTAAGTTGACGTCCGAGTCTGGAGAGCAACGGGAGTGACCCCACTAGGCgagagagaagaggaggcggATGGGAACTGGCGAGACGAGGGGCACCATATACATGGCGCCTAACGATGGGTAGGGAAGGGTAGGGCAGGGGCAAAGCcattgtcgacgacgcagcaggcCTCGCCTCCAGACCACCGCCTGTCGACCGCCGTTGTGCTCTTCGCTCtggacggcgcccgcccgccccggcagACGCGTTGCGTCGGTCGAGCTACGGACAGTTGAACGTGTTGAGCCAGCCATAACGACGTACTGGGTACTTGACGCCCGCATGTGCAACAAGTGGAGAGTGGCTCGTTGTCGACCGAAGTTGCTCGCCATGTCAAGGACGCCAGGGGTCGGGATTGGGTCAGTTGGTGAATCGGTATCGCGGCGGGATGTGGCCCTCTACACCCAGTGGATAGCGCAGGAGTGTCGATCTCGCGCGCCAGCGAGAATCGTTCTCCGTGCCTTGGTGGTTggacaacggcggcggcggcggccacagcGCAgtggcagcaacagcagcaacagcggcggcggcaacggcagcagaACCACGGCCACACACAAACCTGCGTCATGCGCTACAATTTGACTGCCCAGGTGGTAGACGGGGCCTGTCCCTGTCTCTTGGGGCCCcgggagacggagagagCTGCCAAAACGGAGGGAGGGGTGACAGTGGGAGGGGATCTGGTGGCCATGACCGCCGACAGGGGGGGAGTGCGCCAACGAGCTGGCGGAGAGCCGCTTCGGTCGCTTCGGTACGATTGACGTCAGGCGTTGGCTCTTGAGGCCCAAGAGCTTCCAGCCCGAAGATTGATGGGCGCTCATCAGCTGACCATGTTGGCAGGAGGCAGATTCTCGTTAGCGGAAATCCTAGATCTACTCTGGAGGTCCTGCCACCTTTTTTGAGCTAAGACTTCATCCGGTCCCTTGATTCTCTTCTCTTCGGGCGATGCTGCCCAGTGCTGCACTTGACCAGACGGATGTCTGTTAGTCTTTGGGCAGTGCTGGGAGATGGGCATCGTGGACGTTGTCAAGGCTCGGCCCGAACAACTACTACGAGCGCGAGTCTGAGCCCCGTTTACCTCtcagcctgcctgcccacaGCCAAAGGATTTGATGAGTGTCCCACGACCGAGCCGGACTTTGTTTCTCTCCGTGACTGCCAGAGCGTCGCGTACGAGAAACAAGAGTCGGTGTCGCGCGGAGATGGGGTGGCGGtgcggtgtcgtcgagcactGGGAcaccagccggcggcggaggcgatgCACACCTGCCTTCAGGTTCACCCACTTTGACGAGGCCAATTCTCGGTATAGGACCCATTGGCTCACGACATCCGCCGGCCACACGCGCGCACAGTCACTTGCTTGAAAAAGGTGGCTGCTCTGGTTGCAATTCACctttggcgtcgccgccaaggaaACGGCGCTCATGCTCACCTTATCTCCATGAtgaccgacgccggccggatggatgggatggcatTGTTTGGCCAGAGGATAGACAGGTAGTCGGCCAGGCACCTACTGTACCTAATAACCCTCGGGTTTGCGGGTGACGGGGAATAAGGTATGTCACACTCGCCCCATCAACCCCCCGGTAGGCGGCGCGCTATCCGTGTGACAAGTGCCATGACGGGTAGGAGAAGGAAGTACTTGGCAGGACGTGGATCGCATAGCAGGCCAGCCAGACCAGCGCTAACACGCTTTGCGTCCCCTTCATCGCTGCCGGATTCAAAGGAAGAAGCGGCTTGCTTCCTCATCCTCTTGccatgctggctggctggctggctggctggctagcTGGCTGGGTTGGCAGCGAGTTAAACCTCTCGCTTCGATTTCGGTGAGCGTGAAGTGGATTAAGCCGACGCGGGTGCTCGACTTGACCCTCGTTCTGCAACGATTGGAAGGGGGATGGAGGCTCCACCCTTCAGACCGAAGAATTGAAACAAAGCGCAAACAAACAAAACGCATCagaggcgatgacgacgacgacaacggtGACGATATCCGGGGCGAGGGAGAAGGGGCGCCACCCTGGAGCGTGGGGACATTGTCGTTCCAAGTGAGACGCTGCCGCGAGACGAGTGGCACtaccggcggcgggacgagaGAGAGCTCGCAGCACACGTGCGGTTGGATCAGTTGGTCCCTGGATCGGGCCGCAGCCCCAGCTGAAAAGGGTTTACCCTCAATCTCCCGCCTCCCCTCTCTTGGGACACGCTGGCGAGAGGGTTGGGGGTGGCTtaggggaggagggggggatggatgaatAGGTGGTGTGCGCGCGTACTGGCGTCTGCGAGTCTTCGGGCCTCCAAgagcggcatggcggcgctgccatTGTGCAAGAGGTTGGTTGGGGTCGGAGCGGTTCCCTTCTTTTGAGACTCGCAGGATGCAATCGAGCCGGGAGGAGGGCACACTAAAGACAGCCAAGCAGAAACGGAGAGGAAGCAAAAAAGCATTAATGAAACCAAGATGCAAATCACATGAACCATCGATGCATTGTCAGGGCGGACGGGGCTGGCGTCGCGGGAAGCCATCGTTAGCGAATCGATGCGCTGTCCACCGACCGCACTTTTTTATCAATTTTTTTTTGATCGGGGACCCCAAGGcgctgacgatgacgacgacgacagcgacagctTGCCAGCGACAAAAAAGAACCCCGGTAGCTccgacgtggccggcggcgcctgaTTATCGctgggggatggggggggggggagagagaggaaaaAGCAAAGGTAATTAGCACGAttgcctcgtcgacgcctcgcggGTGTGTGCTCtttcctgctgctgctgctgctgctgccgctggcccgCTACCACGACGAAAGGAAAGAGCGAATGATGGACGGCCCCGtctcggccacgacgccccgAGGGGATTGATCGCCCtcttttttctctctcttgcAAGCCACGCCCTCTTTTTGCCGCCACGAGCGCGGTCCGCATCGCCTGTCGTTGGCCAACAGACGAAGCGAGTACTTGAACGAGGCCGTTTGCCCTCCTTCCTTCCGAATCGGACCGCGCTGTCCGTTGAGGAAGACTCACTCCTTGTCTTGTTTGTTTCCTCCTCCCTGTCCTTGCAcggggggatgggatgggatgggacgggatgggatgggatgggataAGCGCGACGGAAAGAGCCGCAGACAGCACCTCCTCGCTCCCGCCtctcgccagccgccaccccgtcctgtctgtccgtccgccTCTCCCgggacggcaacggccacagagacgggggagggagggagggaggagaaggatgAGGAGCCTCCTTCGGGGGGGCGACCGTACCGCATGGCCGTTCGACCCTGACCTTTTTCTTGGTTTCGCCACTCCGGGTCCCGCCCCCTTGCCGGGTTTCCCTCTTCCCCAGATGAACGGATCTTGAGGCTCTGCGGCTCGGGGGTGTCGGGGGTTTCGGGGTTGGTGCGTCGCATTGCCGACTGACGTGACAGCTACCCGCTCTCCCCTCCTGCcatcccctcctcccctcctaGGTATCCTTGGCTGGTTGTCatcctggctggctggcgggctcCCTCCCCCGTGGAACACAGGtgctggcgatgatgcctccggcgcgggggaggggaaggcgggggggggggggcgttgCATGATCGACACCGACAACGACGCGCATGGGCGGCGACACAGCATGGCATGTCGGACGGTCGTTtgtcagtcagtcggtcgccagacgtcgtcgtcaatgaACCAAGTTGGAGGAACCTAAAAAGGCAAGCATGCAGGCAAGGGGAGCCACAACAATCGTCGGTCGGTGCCCACgcggcacagcagcagcagcagcagcagcagccccgtTGGAGATCTTGGGACGGAGCCTCGAATAccgggccagccagccagccagccagccgaaGAAAGCCAATTCAATGGGGCAGTGCAGTGTagcgcacgcacgcacactgCCGTcggctcttcttcttggtcaTCATTGAGTGGGTGGTCAGTCTTCATCAGTCATCAGTCGGTCAAGCCACTCTGCCCCTCGTGCTCCTCTTGCCCTGCCTCACTCTCTCGTCGTTCCCTCGATCCTCTCCAACGCTCGCGAGGAGCTTCTTTGTAGGTCGCCACCCTCTTGTTGCCGCTACCATcgccagccccagccagctTCCCCTGAACCCACAACAGCGCTAAGCCATCCCCCCCAAagcccctccacccccccgCCCCAAAAACGCTCCAGCAGCCTCCCGTCCCACATCTTTTTTTGCCCTTCCCGCTCCCCAGCCAGCGTCCCGCGGCCGTTGCgttgcccctcctcccgtctCCTCTTCGAGGCTCCTCCCGCCGCAAGGTACCTTCGAAGGACGGGTCCCGCGATTTCGTCGTCTTTCGCTCGGATACGAAATacgcgccgccagctcacTGGCTCGCACCCTCGCCCCATCATGCCACCCAAAGACACTCGCCGCTCCGCCCGCCAATTGGGCAGAGAACCCACCGTagctgggcggccgtgggTTCATCTACTACTGGCCATTACAACTTTGCCCGTTGCCTGGCGCGCGAGTCCAGCCACAATTGCTGCTACCTGCTATCCGCTAAAGGGGCTCGGCTTTCGTGATGCCGGTATTtggggctgggctgggcgcggtgcggcgccgagcagagGTGCCGATCTCGCGTGGCTGCTGGTCGAAGGATATATAAGTATGGGTGGGTGGCCTGTAGGGTCGAGTGtaaagaaagagagaggggtCGTAGTAGATCAATTGAAAAGAAAGAGAATCAACCTCATTCTTGTCCCAAACCacttctccctctctcagATCGGTGGCGATCGAACgaacaagacgacgacgacgagttcgaCCAACAGAGCGAGCGCAACTGCCCAAGTCCCgggcaccatcaccaccaccaccacagctcGTCACCAAAACCAACAAACTCCTCCCGCACAATGGGTTTCGGCGCCAAGGAAAAGACCCCCGAAGAGGTCGCGCATATCCCGCCCCAGCTGTCCGACCTGCACTGCTTCACGGAGACGGAGGGGGTCATTACAACCAGTGAGCCAAAAGCCCGCCCCAGCTTTTCCCTCCCCCTTGATTCAGGTCAGGTGGTATTGTAGCTTAGTAGCATCAAAAGGTTGTACGGTACTTTGCTGACGGAGCATTTGCCTGCTTAGCCATGATGGACCTTCCGGGATACCGCGTCGAAAAGGTCCTGGGCACCGGTACGTGTAACGTCTTCCTTGTCTCTGTAGCCTTacacgcccccctcccctcccccccccaatgGCCCGGCCCCTGCACCCCCagatgcgcgcgcgcacgggcacacacacatatacttcgtatactgtacacaCATACAAACTAACACACACATGATGTGGGTTCCAGTCTACGGCATCAGCGTGCGGTCGCGCAACATCGCGGCCAGCCTGGGCATGGTGATGAAGAGCTTCGCGGGCGGGGAGCTGCGGTGGTTCACGTCGATGCTCTACGCGTGCCGCAACGACTCCatcggccgcgtcgtcgacgagtgcaagcgccgcggcggcaacgccaTCATCTGCCTGCgcttcgacgccggcgacatgGGCGGCTTCGCGCAGACGGCCGCGTACGGCACCGCGTGCGTCgtgcgccgcgtcgagggcgcgacgGTCGAGGTGCCATcgcagctggctggcggtgctggtgaGGCGGCGTGATTGACACCTATACTGTGGGTATAAGCAGGTAacctgggggggggggtttaTTACTACACCTTACCTTAAACAGCGTACGAAAGGTACTAGGTATTGCTGCTGCAACGACGGGGCAGTGCGCGTGGATGGTTGGGTAGGTGGGTGGTACTCATGTGGGCAGAGAactgatggtggtggtggtggtggtggttgacTGACGGAGGATGATGACTGTTGGATTTGTCAGGTTTGTTGGAGAGATACCCTTCTTTCTCGTGTCATGTCCATGTACGTTGTCAAGTATGCATGGACAATATGGCATGTCTGGAATAGAAATCTGCTTGCTTTCTCATGGACCGATGAAAgcgaccgcgcgcgcgtcgtcgtc from Purpureocillium takamizusanense chromosome 14, complete sequence includes these protein-coding regions:
- a CDS encoding uncharacterized protein (COG:S~EggNog:ENOG503P4I0), with the protein product MMDLPGYRVEKVLGTVYGISVRSRNIAASLGMVMKSFAGGELRWFTSMLYACRNDSIGRVVDECKRRGGNAIICLRFDAGDMGGFAQTAAYGTACVVRRVEGATVEVPSQLAGGAGEAA
- a CDS encoding uncharacterized protein (COG:S~EggNog:ENOG503P4I0), with amino-acid sequence MGFGAKEKTPEEVAHIPPQLSDLHCFTETEGVITTTMMDLPGYRVEKVLGTVYGISVRSRNIAASLGMVMKSFAGGELRWFTSMLYACRNDSIGRVVDECKRRGGNAIICLRFDAGDMGGFAQTAAYGTACVVRRVEGATVEVPSQLAGGAGEAA